A region from the Sorex araneus isolate mSorAra2 chromosome 6, mSorAra2.pri, whole genome shotgun sequence genome encodes:
- the SEPTIN8 gene encoding septin-8 isoform X5: MAATELERLPNAEPEPRPLSLGGHVGFDSLPDQLVSKAVTQGFSFNILCVGETGIGKSTLMNTLFNTTFETEEASHHEECVRLRPQTYDLQESNVHLKLTIVDAVGFGDQINKDERPIVDYIDAQFENYLQEELKIRRSLFDYHDTRIHVCLYFITPTGHSLKSLDLVTMKKLDSKVNIIPIIAKADTISKSELHKFKIKIMGELVSNGVQIYQFPTDDEAVAEINAVMNAHLPFAVVGSTEEVKVGNKLVRARQYPWGVVQVENENHCDFVKLREMLIRVNMEDLREQTHSRHYELYRRCKLEEMGFRDSDGDSQPFSLQETYEAKRKEFLSELQRKEEEMRQMFVNKVKETELELKEKERELHEKFEHLKRVHQEEKRKVEEKRRELEEESSAFTRRKAAVEALQSQALHATSQQPLRKDKDRKKASGWSSIYSVTIP, translated from the exons AACGCGGAGCCGGAGCCACGGCCCCTCTCCCTGGGCGGCCATGTGGGCTTCGACAGCCTCCCCGACCAGCTGGTCAGCAAGGCAGTCACTCAGGGCTTCAGCTTCAACATCctctgtgtgg GGGAGACGGGCATCGGCAAGTCCACCCTGATGAATACGCTTTTCAACACCACCTTCGAGACCGAGGAGGCCAGTCACCACGAGGAGTGCGTGCGTCTACGGCCCCAGACCTACGACCTCCAGGAGAGCAACGTGCACCTCAAGCTGACCATAGTGGACGCCGTGGGCTTCGGGGATCAGATCAACAAGGATGAGAG GCCCATCGTCGACTACATTGATGCGCAGTTTGAAAACTACCTGCAGGAGGAGCTGAAGATCCGCCGCTCACTCTTCGACTACCACGACACGAGGATCCACGTGTGCCTCTACTTCATCACCCCCACCGGCCACTCCCTCAAGTCCCTGGATCTGGTGACGATGAAGAAGCTTGACAGCAAG GTGAACATCATCCCCATCATTGCCAAGGCCGACACCATCTCCAAGAGTGAGCTCCACAAGTTCAAGATCAAGATCATGGGCGAGCTGGTTAGCAACGGGGTCCAGATCTACCAGTTCCCCACCGATGACGAGGCTGTAGCAGAGATCAATGCAGTCATGAAT GCGCACCTGCCCTTTGCCGTAGTGGGCAGCACCGAGGAGGTGAAGGTGGGGAACAAGCTGGTCCGAGCACGGCAGTACCCTTGGGGAGTGGTGCAGG TGGAGAACGAGAACCACTGCGACTTCGTGAAGCTGCGGGAGATGCTGATCCGCGTGAACATGGAGGACCTGCGGGAGCAGACGCACAGCCGCCACTATGAGTTGTACCGGCGCTGCAAGCTGGAGGAGATGGGCTTCCGGGACAGCGACGGCGACAGCCAGCCCTTCAG CCTGCAGGAGACCTATGAGGCCAAGAGGAAGGAGTTCCTCAGCGAGCTGCAgcggaaggaggaagagatgcgGCAGATGTTCGTCAACAAAGTGAAGGAGACCGAGCTGGagttgaaggagaaggagagggag ctcCACGAGAAGTTTGAGCACCTGAAGCGGGTCCACCAGGAGGAGAAGCGCAAGGTGGAGGAGAAGCGccgggagctggaggaggagagcAGCGCCTTCACCCGCAGGAAGGCCGCCGTGGAGGCCCTGCAGAGCCAGGCCCTGCACGCCACCTCGCAGCAGCCGCTCAGGAAGGACAAGGACCGGAAGAA agccAGTGGCTGGTCTTCCATTTACAGTGTCACTATTCCCTGA
- the SEPTIN8 gene encoding septin-8 isoform X7, translated as MAATELERLPNAEPEPRPLSLGGHVGFDSLPDQLVSKAVTQGFSFNILCVGETGIGKSTLMNTLFNTTFETEEASHHEECVRLRPQTYDLQESNVHLKLTIVDAVGFGDQINKDESYRPIVDYIDAQFENYLQEELKIRRSLFDYHDTRIHVCLYFITPTGHSLKSLDLVTMKKLDSKVNIIPIIAKADTISKSELHKFKIKIMGELVSNGVQIYQFPTDDEAVAEINAVMNAHLPFAVVGSTEEVKVGNKLVRARQYPWGVVQVENENHCDFVKLREMLIRVNMEDLREQTHSRHYELYRRCKLEEMGFRDSDGDSQPFSLQETYEAKRKEFLSELQRKEEEMRQMFVNKVKETELELKEKERELHEKFEHLKRVHQEEKRKVEEKRRELEEESSAFTRRKAAVEALQSQALHATSQQPLRKDKDRKN; from the exons AACGCGGAGCCGGAGCCACGGCCCCTCTCCCTGGGCGGCCATGTGGGCTTCGACAGCCTCCCCGACCAGCTGGTCAGCAAGGCAGTCACTCAGGGCTTCAGCTTCAACATCctctgtgtgg GGGAGACGGGCATCGGCAAGTCCACCCTGATGAATACGCTTTTCAACACCACCTTCGAGACCGAGGAGGCCAGTCACCACGAGGAGTGCGTGCGTCTACGGCCCCAGACCTACGACCTCCAGGAGAGCAACGTGCACCTCAAGCTGACCATAGTGGACGCCGTGGGCTTCGGGGATCAGATCAACAAGGATGAGAG TTACAGGCCCATCGTCGACTACATTGATGCGCAGTTTGAAAACTACCTGCAGGAGGAGCTGAAGATCCGCCGCTCACTCTTCGACTACCACGACACGAGGATCCACGTGTGCCTCTACTTCATCACCCCCACCGGCCACTCCCTCAAGTCCCTGGATCTGGTGACGATGAAGAAGCTTGACAGCAAG GTGAACATCATCCCCATCATTGCCAAGGCCGACACCATCTCCAAGAGTGAGCTCCACAAGTTCAAGATCAAGATCATGGGCGAGCTGGTTAGCAACGGGGTCCAGATCTACCAGTTCCCCACCGATGACGAGGCTGTAGCAGAGATCAATGCAGTCATGAAT GCGCACCTGCCCTTTGCCGTAGTGGGCAGCACCGAGGAGGTGAAGGTGGGGAACAAGCTGGTCCGAGCACGGCAGTACCCTTGGGGAGTGGTGCAGG TGGAGAACGAGAACCACTGCGACTTCGTGAAGCTGCGGGAGATGCTGATCCGCGTGAACATGGAGGACCTGCGGGAGCAGACGCACAGCCGCCACTATGAGTTGTACCGGCGCTGCAAGCTGGAGGAGATGGGCTTCCGGGACAGCGACGGCGACAGCCAGCCCTTCAG CCTGCAGGAGACCTATGAGGCCAAGAGGAAGGAGTTCCTCAGCGAGCTGCAgcggaaggaggaagagatgcgGCAGATGTTCGTCAACAAAGTGAAGGAGACCGAGCTGGagttgaaggagaaggagagggag ctcCACGAGAAGTTTGAGCACCTGAAGCGGGTCCACCAGGAGGAGAAGCGCAAGGTGGAGGAGAAGCGccgggagctggaggaggagagcAGCGCCTTCACCCGCAGGAAGGCCGCCGTGGAGGCCCTGCAGAGCCAGGCCCTGCACGCCACCTCGCAGCAGCCGCTCAGGAAGGACAAGGACCGGAAGAA ttaa
- the SEPTIN8 gene encoding septin-8 isoform X4: MAATELERLPNAEPEPRPLSLGGHVGFDSLPDQLVSKAVTQGFSFNILCVGETGIGKSTLMNTLFNTTFETEEASHHEECVRLRPQTYDLQESNVHLKLTIVDAVGFGDQINKDESYRPIVDYIDAQFENYLQEELKIRRSLFDYHDTRIHVCLYFITPTGHSLKSLDLVTMKKLDSKVNIIPIIAKADTISKSELHKFKIKIMGELVSNGVQIYQFPTDDEAVAEINAVMNAHLPFAVVGSTEEVKVGNKLVRARQYPWGVVQVENENHCDFVKLREMLIRVNMEDLREQTHSRHYELYRRCKLEEMGFRDSDGDSQPFSLQETYEAKRKEFLSELQRKEEEMRQMFVNKVKETELELKEKERELHEKFEHLKRVHQEEKRKVEEKRRELEEESSAFTRRKAAVEALQSQALHATSQQPLRKDKDRKKASGWSSIYSVTIP; encoded by the exons AACGCGGAGCCGGAGCCACGGCCCCTCTCCCTGGGCGGCCATGTGGGCTTCGACAGCCTCCCCGACCAGCTGGTCAGCAAGGCAGTCACTCAGGGCTTCAGCTTCAACATCctctgtgtgg GGGAGACGGGCATCGGCAAGTCCACCCTGATGAATACGCTTTTCAACACCACCTTCGAGACCGAGGAGGCCAGTCACCACGAGGAGTGCGTGCGTCTACGGCCCCAGACCTACGACCTCCAGGAGAGCAACGTGCACCTCAAGCTGACCATAGTGGACGCCGTGGGCTTCGGGGATCAGATCAACAAGGATGAGAG TTACAGGCCCATCGTCGACTACATTGATGCGCAGTTTGAAAACTACCTGCAGGAGGAGCTGAAGATCCGCCGCTCACTCTTCGACTACCACGACACGAGGATCCACGTGTGCCTCTACTTCATCACCCCCACCGGCCACTCCCTCAAGTCCCTGGATCTGGTGACGATGAAGAAGCTTGACAGCAAG GTGAACATCATCCCCATCATTGCCAAGGCCGACACCATCTCCAAGAGTGAGCTCCACAAGTTCAAGATCAAGATCATGGGCGAGCTGGTTAGCAACGGGGTCCAGATCTACCAGTTCCCCACCGATGACGAGGCTGTAGCAGAGATCAATGCAGTCATGAAT GCGCACCTGCCCTTTGCCGTAGTGGGCAGCACCGAGGAGGTGAAGGTGGGGAACAAGCTGGTCCGAGCACGGCAGTACCCTTGGGGAGTGGTGCAGG TGGAGAACGAGAACCACTGCGACTTCGTGAAGCTGCGGGAGATGCTGATCCGCGTGAACATGGAGGACCTGCGGGAGCAGACGCACAGCCGCCACTATGAGTTGTACCGGCGCTGCAAGCTGGAGGAGATGGGCTTCCGGGACAGCGACGGCGACAGCCAGCCCTTCAG CCTGCAGGAGACCTATGAGGCCAAGAGGAAGGAGTTCCTCAGCGAGCTGCAgcggaaggaggaagagatgcgGCAGATGTTCGTCAACAAAGTGAAGGAGACCGAGCTGGagttgaaggagaaggagagggag ctcCACGAGAAGTTTGAGCACCTGAAGCGGGTCCACCAGGAGGAGAAGCGCAAGGTGGAGGAGAAGCGccgggagctggaggaggagagcAGCGCCTTCACCCGCAGGAAGGCCGCCGTGGAGGCCCTGCAGAGCCAGGCCCTGCACGCCACCTCGCAGCAGCCGCTCAGGAAGGACAAGGACCGGAAGAA agccAGTGGCTGGTCTTCCATTTACAGTGTCACTATTCCCTGA
- the SEPTIN8 gene encoding septin-8 isoform X6 produces MAATELERLPNAEPEPRPLSLGGHVGFDSLPDQLVSKAVTQGFSFNILCVGETGIGKSTLMNTLFNTTFETEEASHHEECVRLRPQTYDLQESNVHLKLTIVDAVGFGDQINKDESYRPIVDYIDAQFENYLQEELKIRRSLFDYHDTRIHVCLYFITPTGHSLKSLDLVTMKKLDSKVNIIPIIAKADTISKSELHKFKIKIMGELVSNGVQIYQFPTDDEAVAEINAVMNAHLPFAVVGSTEEVKVGNKLVRARQYPWGVVQVENENHCDFVKLREMLIRVNMEDLREQTHSRHYELYRRCKLEEMGFRDSDGDSQPFSLQETYEAKRKEFLSELQRKEEEMRQMFVNKVKETELELKEKERELHEKFEHLKRVHQEEKRKVEEKRRELEEESSAFTRRKAAVEALQSQALHATSQQPLRKDKDRKKS; encoded by the exons AACGCGGAGCCGGAGCCACGGCCCCTCTCCCTGGGCGGCCATGTGGGCTTCGACAGCCTCCCCGACCAGCTGGTCAGCAAGGCAGTCACTCAGGGCTTCAGCTTCAACATCctctgtgtgg GGGAGACGGGCATCGGCAAGTCCACCCTGATGAATACGCTTTTCAACACCACCTTCGAGACCGAGGAGGCCAGTCACCACGAGGAGTGCGTGCGTCTACGGCCCCAGACCTACGACCTCCAGGAGAGCAACGTGCACCTCAAGCTGACCATAGTGGACGCCGTGGGCTTCGGGGATCAGATCAACAAGGATGAGAG TTACAGGCCCATCGTCGACTACATTGATGCGCAGTTTGAAAACTACCTGCAGGAGGAGCTGAAGATCCGCCGCTCACTCTTCGACTACCACGACACGAGGATCCACGTGTGCCTCTACTTCATCACCCCCACCGGCCACTCCCTCAAGTCCCTGGATCTGGTGACGATGAAGAAGCTTGACAGCAAG GTGAACATCATCCCCATCATTGCCAAGGCCGACACCATCTCCAAGAGTGAGCTCCACAAGTTCAAGATCAAGATCATGGGCGAGCTGGTTAGCAACGGGGTCCAGATCTACCAGTTCCCCACCGATGACGAGGCTGTAGCAGAGATCAATGCAGTCATGAAT GCGCACCTGCCCTTTGCCGTAGTGGGCAGCACCGAGGAGGTGAAGGTGGGGAACAAGCTGGTCCGAGCACGGCAGTACCCTTGGGGAGTGGTGCAGG TGGAGAACGAGAACCACTGCGACTTCGTGAAGCTGCGGGAGATGCTGATCCGCGTGAACATGGAGGACCTGCGGGAGCAGACGCACAGCCGCCACTATGAGTTGTACCGGCGCTGCAAGCTGGAGGAGATGGGCTTCCGGGACAGCGACGGCGACAGCCAGCCCTTCAG CCTGCAGGAGACCTATGAGGCCAAGAGGAAGGAGTTCCTCAGCGAGCTGCAgcggaaggaggaagagatgcgGCAGATGTTCGTCAACAAAGTGAAGGAGACCGAGCTGGagttgaaggagaaggagagggag ctcCACGAGAAGTTTGAGCACCTGAAGCGGGTCCACCAGGAGGAGAAGCGCAAGGTGGAGGAGAAGCGccgggagctggaggaggagagcAGCGCCTTCACCCGCAGGAAGGCCGCCGTGGAGGCCCTGCAGAGCCAGGCCCTGCACGCCACCTCGCAGCAGCCGCTCAGGAAGGACAAGGACCGGAAGAA ATCTTGA